The Chryseobacterium sp. LJ668 genome segment TGATTCTATGTTTGGAGGGATGCCCACTTACCAAATGGGAAGCCGTTTTGATGGTGATATTATTAAAAAATTAGACAGTTACTTGAATATTCTTCCGAGACCTGTTAATTATCTTTTCTTATTGTTTTCAGGATTTTTCTTGTTAGGAATGGTCGCAGTAAGAAATTGGAAATATGCGCTTTTGGGAGCCACATTTTTTGGTCTTTCTACCTATTTCTACATCATTATAGCAGCCGGACACAACGGAAAAGTCAATACCATTGAATATTTTGCACCGCTTTTAGCCGGAATTTTACTGGTGTATATCAGAAAAAAATACGTCCTTGGTTTCATTGTCACCACTCTATTCTTCGGATTGCAGGTGGCTGCCAATCATCCACAGATGACCTATTATCTGTTTTTGGGACTGGGATTTTTATTCTTGTCTGAATTAATCAGAGCCATCCAAAAGAAAACACCGATGAAACATTTCATGATCTCATCCGGAATCATAGCAGGAGCTTTAGCGATCGGTGTCGGGATGAATTCTCAGCGAATCATGGCCAACTCTGAGTACATTAAAGAAACTGTAAGAGGAAAACAAATTCTCAATACAGAAAGCCACACTGCCGGAAATTCGGGAATGGATAAAGAAAGCATACTGATGTGGAGTTACGGTAAACTGGAAACTTTAAATCTTTTCATTCCGAGATTGATGGGAGGCGGAAGCCAGGAGCCTGAAGCTGCAGAAATGATGTCTAAAGTTCAGGAGCTGGTACAGGAAAATGTAACTTCTCAAGCAGAAATGGATAGGGTCTCTAAAGGTTTTGGAAGCGTAACCTATTGGGGCGACCAACCCGGAACTTCAGGTCCTGCTTATCAGGGAGCTATTATATGTTTTTTAGCCCTTTTAGGATTCTTTTTTGCATGGAAAAAGTACCGCTACTGGATTCTTGGAGCGACTATTCTGACGATTCTTCTGGCTTGGGGAAGCAACTTTATGCCATTGTCGGATTTCTTTATTGAATATATTCCTTTTTACAGCAAATTCAGAGCACCATCTTCTATTTTGGTTGTTATTGAATTATTATTTCCTTTAATTGCCATCATTGGATTGTACAGATTTTATACTGATTTATCTTTGGAAGAAGAATATAAAAAGAAAATTTTGACGTATGTGAGCGGCGGAGTTTTAGGCTTGACATTAATTTTAATTCTTTTCGGAAAGTCTCTATTAGGCTTCCATACCGATAATGAGAAGACCTATTTACCACCCTTCCTACTAGATTATTTAACAGAAGAAAGATTTAAATTATTCAGAATTGATGCAATCAAAGCATTGTTTTACGTGGGAATTACCGCTGCTATTTTATTTTTTAGTTTAAAACAAAAACTGAATCAGAATCTTACTTTAATTATCATTGGTGTGGTAAGCTTATTTGATTTATGGACAGTCAATAAACGTTATCTGAATGACGATAATTACGTTGACAAAATCTTCGCTGAAAACCCTTTCCAGACAGAAGGTTCGGATTATCTTGCTGAAAAAGTAGGTGATAATCAAAACCTTCAATCTATTCTGGCAAGTATTCCGGTTAATAAAACTCTGGAAACAATTGCTGAAAAAGACAAAAAACATTACAGAGTTTACAACCAGGTTTTGGGAGTAACAAGTGAGACCAATACCTCTTATTTTACTTCTTCCATCGGTGGATATCATGCAGTACGACTGAGACGATATGATGACCTACTGAATGAATATATTTCAAACCCAGACAGCGTAAAAACACCGAAAATA includes the following:
- a CDS encoding YfhO family protein, which translates into the protein MAKNKNLIYIAISIAAFLVLAFLYSTPVLTGKQLFQHDIVQYRGGAKELIDYRDTYDKETYWSDSMFGGMPTYQMGSRFDGDIIKKLDSYLNILPRPVNYLFLLFSGFFLLGMVAVRNWKYALLGATFFGLSTYFYIIIAAGHNGKVNTIEYFAPLLAGILLVYIRKKYVLGFIVTTLFFGLQVAANHPQMTYYLFLGLGFLFLSELIRAIQKKTPMKHFMISSGIIAGALAIGVGMNSQRIMANSEYIKETVRGKQILNTESHTAGNSGMDKESILMWSYGKLETLNLFIPRLMGGGSQEPEAAEMMSKVQELVQENVTSQAEMDRVSKGFGSVTYWGDQPGTSGPAYQGAIICFLALLGFFFAWKKYRYWILGATILTILLAWGSNFMPLSDFFIEYIPFYSKFRAPSSILVVIELLFPLIAIIGLYRFYTDLSLEEEYKKKILTYVSGGVLGLTLILILFGKSLLGFHTDNEKTYLPPFLLDYLTEERFKLFRIDAIKALFYVGITAAILFFSLKQKLNQNLTLIIIGVVSLFDLWTVNKRYLNDDNYVDKIFAENPFQTEGSDYLAEKVGDNQNLQSILASIPVNKTLETIAEKDKKHYRVYNQVLGVTSETNTSYFTSSIGGYHAVRLRRYDDLLNEYISNPDSVKTPKILNLLNTKYMVFGNPQEPQVVPNPNANGNAWFVSDLKFVNTPDEEIKSLGNIDSKKTAVINVSDKAYFNGKQVQPDSTAFINLTKYEANELEFKSQSKTPQLAVISEIYYPHGWKMFVDEKEVSYIKADYLLRAVHVPAGEHSIRMIFEPEVIATGKWISLLCFGLFVLLSAGGLYYIYRKRDESKTAN